The genomic interval CCAATTAACGAGCTCTGCGGGCACATTCCCTATCGAGCTTGTACCTGGATGGTTGCAAAAAGTATCGCCGTTCCTGCCAATGACTTACTCGGTTAAAGGCTTTAGAGATATTATCTCAAGCGGAGATTTCAGCTCGATGGCTGGATATGTTGCAATTATGGCGGGCATTGCTATTCTGTTCGCAGTGCTTTCTTATCTGTACTTTACTTTGTCCCATCGGAAAACGAAGGACGATCAGTTGGAACCAGCAGTTCCGGCATCTGTTTAATTTAAAAAAAGGGCTAGTCTCGGATAATCCGTGGTACAGCCTAATATGCAAAGACGCTCTCAAACGCGATGAAAAGTGGATGAGAGCGTCTTTTTCTGTATGCAAATGTAGCGCAAGGAAGTGAGGTGAGCCGGACTAACTCCGCACAGTCATATACAAAAACGGCTGACCATTTTGGAAGGGATCATTTAAGATGATCTCTGCTCATTCGGCCAGCCGTTAATTATCTACTATTCGTGAATTTCAGTGAGCAATTGACCAAGCGTCTCGAGCGCTTGCTCTTCCTGTTCGCCGTCAATTTCCAAAGTCACTTCTTCATTCATCGCGATACCAAGTGTCAGCATGCTAAGCGAGCTTTTGCCGTTTACTTTTTTGCCTTTGGCAATGACGCTGATTTTACAAGGAAAGGTGTTTGCTGTTTGGACGAAGGTTTTAGTTGGGCGTACATGAAAGCCCGTCGGATTGATGATAGTGTAAGTTTTGCTAATCATGATGAATCACTCCGTTTCTTGTGCGTTCTACGAATTGTGTAATTTCCTGAGTGCTCCGCATAGTCAGTGCTTGATTGGCATGAACTGACCATTCGGACTGGTCGAGCTGTCCAATCAGCTCTCTTGCTTGCAGAATCGAACCTGCGCTCATGCTGAATTCATGCAGGCCAAGGCCAAGCAGTAAAGGGATTGCCGTATGATCGCCTGCCATCTCGCCGCACATGCCCACCCATTTGCCTTCCTTCTCTGCCGCTTGAATGACGAAGCTGATGAGGCGAAGCAAGGATGGATGCCATGGCTGGTACAGGTACGATACTGTTTCGTTCATACGGTCTGCCGCCATTGTATATTGAATCAAATCATTAGTGCCGATGCTGAAGAAATCAACTTCAGGAGCAAAAAGATCGGCAGCGACTGCCGCGGCTGGAATTTCGACCATCATGCCAATTTCGATATGCTCGGCAAGCTGTACACCTTCGGCGATTAGCTTCTGCTTTTCTTCCTCAAGCAGTTTCTTTGCCTCGAGGAGCTCCTCTAATACGGCAATCATCGGGAACATGATTTTCAAATTGCCGTAGCGGCTGGCGCGGAGAAGCGCTCGCAGTTGCGTACGGAACAAGTCTTGTCTATCGAGACATAGGCGCAGCGCGCGCTGTCCTAAGAATGGGTTGCTTTCCTTTGGCAGCTCCATGTAGGGGAGCTCCTTGTCTCCACCTATATCAAGCGTCCTGATGACGACTGGCTTAGAGTTCATTTTCTCAAGTGCATATTTGTAGCTGGTGAA from Paenibacillus sp. FSL K6-3182 carries:
- a CDS encoding HPr family phosphocarrier protein; protein product: MISKTYTIINPTGFHVRPTKTFVQTANTFPCKISVIAKGKKVNGKSSLSMLTLGIAMNEEVTLEIDGEQEEQALETLGQLLTEIHE